A single region of the Salicibibacter cibi genome encodes:
- the rplJ gene encoding 50S ribosomal protein L10, which produces MSTVLEQKQAVVQEIAEKLANSESIIFVDYRGLNVAQATELRSKLREADVDFKVYKNTMTRRATEETNYTDVDEHLVGPTAIATSRTDAVAAAKVLHNFSKENEALEIKTGIIQGEVTAVEDIKQLAELPSYDGLMSMLLSVLQAPLRNFALASKAVADQKEENEDAS; this is translated from the coding sequence ATGAGCACTGTGCTCGAACAAAAACAAGCGGTCGTACAAGAAATTGCCGAAAAGCTTGCAAACAGCGAATCGATTATTTTCGTCGATTACCGCGGGCTCAATGTCGCTCAAGCAACGGAACTTCGCAGCAAGCTTCGTGAAGCGGACGTAGATTTTAAGGTATATAAAAATACAATGACACGCCGCGCGACAGAAGAAACGAACTACACCGACGTTGATGAGCATCTCGTCGGGCCGACGGCAATTGCTACGAGCCGTACGGATGCGGTGGCAGCCGCGAAAGTTTTGCATAACTTCTCGAAAGAAAATGAAGCACTTGAGATCAAGACAGGCATCATCCAGGGAGAGGTAACGGCTGTTGAAGACATTAAACAACTCGCCGAGCTCCCTTCTTACGACGGACTTATGTCCATGTTGCTCAGTGTCTTGCAAGCGCCGCTTCGCAACTTCGCCCTTGCTTCCAAAGCAGTGGCTGACCAAAAAGAGGAAAACGAAGACGCGTCCTAA
- the rplL gene encoding 50S ribosomal protein L7/L12, whose protein sequence is MAKEQIIEEIKGMTVLELNDLVKAIEEEFGVTAAAPVAVGAADGGGEAAEEEQTEFNVVLNSAGSSKINVIKVVRGIADLGLKEAKALVDGAPETIKESVSKEDAEDMKSQLEEAGAEVELK, encoded by the coding sequence ATGGCAAAAGAACAAATCATTGAAGAAATTAAAGGCATGACCGTTCTTGAGTTGAACGATCTTGTCAAAGCCATCGAAGAAGAATTCGGAGTAACTGCAGCAGCACCGGTCGCTGTCGGCGCTGCCGACGGTGGCGGAGAAGCTGCCGAAGAAGAACAAACGGAATTTAATGTCGTGTTAAATAGCGCAGGTTCTTCCAAAATTAATGTCATCAAAGTTGTGCGCGGCATAGCAGATCTTGGCCTTAAAGAAGCAAAAGCGCTTGTGGACGGTGCTCCGGAAACAATTAAAGAAAGCGTGAGCAAGGAAGACGCCGAAGACATGAAGAGCCAGCTTGAAGAAGCGGGCGCAGAAGTTGAATTAAAATAA
- the rpoB gene encoding DNA-directed RNA polymerase subunit beta yields the protein MTGQLIQYGRHRQRRSYARISEVLELPNLIEIQTSSYQWFLDEGMRVMFQDISPIEDFTGNLVLEFIDYSLGEPKYSVEDSKERDVTYSAPLRVKVRLMNQETGEVKEQEVFMGDFPLMTDTGTFIINGAERVIVSQLVRSPSVYYNQKFDKNGKRGFTATVIPNRGAWLEFETDAKDITYVRIDRTRKIPITVLLRALGFGSDQEIVDLIGENEYLRNALEKDNTDDTEKALLEIYERLRPGEPPTVDNARSLLESRFFDPRRYDLANVGRYKINKKLHIKERLFNQVLAETLADPETGEILAEEGTLIDRRVLDRLLPYLEDGLGFTSFRIAGGIVDEESEVTVQSIKVYAPNDPDGEQTIEVISNGTLDSGIKNITPEDIVASISYFFNLLHGVGGTDDIDHLGNRRLRSVGELLQNQFRIGLSRMERVVRERMSIQDPSQITPQGLINIRPVIASIKEFFGSSQLSQFMDQTNPLAELTHKRRLSALGPGGLTRERAGMEVRDVHYSHYGRMCPIETPEGPNIGLINSLSSYAKVNKFGFMETPYRRVDPETGVVSDRVDYLTADEELNYVVAQANASLNDDGMFVDDHIIARFREENTIVSKDRIDYMDVSPKQVVSAATASIPFLENDDSNRALMGANMQRQAVPLLEPEAPVVGTGMEYVSAKDSGAAITAAHRGIVKRVTAREIRMRRLEEVDGNEVETDEDVYRMSKFIRSNQGTSYNQRPIVEGGDVIEKGEVLADGPSMDKGEMAIGRNVLLAFMTWEGYNYEDAIILSERLVKDDVFTSIHIEEYESEARDTKLGPEEITRDIPNVGEDALRNLDDRGIIRVGAEIKDGDILVGKVTPKGMTELTAEERLLHAIFGEKAREVRDTSLKAPHGGDGIVLDVKIFNREDGDELPPGVNQLVRVYIVQKRKIHEGDKMAGRHGNKGVISRILPEEDMPFMPDGTPVDMMLNPLGVPSRMNIGQVLEMHLGMSARELGIHVATPVFDGAREEDVQESLEEAGIAGDGKTVLYDGRSGEAYDNRVSVGVMYMIKLAHMVDDKLHARSTGPYSLVTQQPLGGKAQFGGQRFGEMEVWALEAYGAAYTLQEILTVKSDDTIGRVKTYESIVKGENVPEPGVPESFKVLIKELQSLGMDVKMLSSNEEEIEMKELDDEEDQSSEKMNLKLESTENA from the coding sequence TTGACAGGTCAACTTATTCAGTATGGACGTCATCGCCAGCGAAGAAGCTACGCAAGAATTAGCGAGGTACTTGAGCTACCCAATCTCATTGAGATTCAAACATCTTCCTATCAGTGGTTTCTCGATGAGGGGATGCGAGTCATGTTTCAGGACATCTCCCCTATAGAAGATTTTACTGGCAATCTCGTCTTGGAATTTATCGACTATAGTCTTGGCGAGCCGAAGTATTCCGTCGAAGATTCTAAAGAGCGGGATGTCACGTATTCTGCTCCATTACGTGTGAAGGTCCGTCTCATGAACCAGGAAACCGGTGAGGTGAAGGAACAGGAAGTATTTATGGGTGACTTCCCGCTCATGACCGATACCGGAACATTTATTATAAACGGGGCTGAACGCGTGATCGTTTCCCAGCTTGTTCGTTCTCCCAGTGTTTATTACAATCAAAAATTCGATAAAAATGGGAAAAGAGGTTTTACTGCTACCGTCATCCCAAATCGCGGAGCCTGGCTTGAATTTGAAACGGATGCGAAAGATATTACCTACGTACGGATCGATCGCACCCGAAAAATTCCCATAACCGTCTTATTAAGGGCACTTGGCTTCGGGTCAGACCAAGAGATCGTTGATTTAATAGGAGAAAATGAGTATCTGCGCAATGCTTTGGAAAAAGACAATACGGATGACACGGAAAAAGCGCTGTTGGAAATCTATGAGCGTCTCCGTCCCGGCGAGCCGCCGACGGTAGACAATGCCCGCAGCTTGCTTGAATCTCGCTTTTTTGATCCGAGACGATATGATTTAGCGAATGTAGGGCGCTATAAAATCAATAAGAAATTGCATATTAAAGAGCGTCTTTTTAATCAAGTTTTGGCAGAGACCCTTGCGGATCCGGAAACCGGAGAAATTCTTGCGGAAGAAGGAACGCTTATTGACAGGCGTGTGCTTGACCGTTTGCTGCCTTATCTGGAAGATGGTCTCGGGTTTACCTCCTTCAGGATTGCCGGGGGCATTGTTGACGAGGAGAGCGAAGTGACCGTTCAATCGATTAAAGTTTATGCTCCCAACGATCCGGATGGCGAGCAGACGATTGAAGTGATTAGCAACGGGACCTTGGATTCCGGAATCAAAAACATTACACCTGAAGACATCGTCGCTTCCATCAGCTATTTTTTCAATTTGCTTCATGGTGTCGGCGGCACGGATGATATTGATCACCTCGGAAATCGTCGTTTGCGCTCGGTCGGTGAATTGTTACAAAATCAGTTCCGCATTGGTCTATCTCGAATGGAGCGTGTCGTGCGTGAACGTATGTCTATTCAAGACCCGAGCCAAATAACGCCGCAAGGGCTCATTAACATTCGTCCGGTCATTGCTTCTATCAAAGAGTTTTTCGGAAGCTCTCAGCTCTCGCAATTTATGGATCAAACGAACCCGCTTGCCGAATTGACCCATAAGCGTCGTTTATCTGCACTCGGTCCCGGAGGTTTAACGAGAGAACGGGCCGGTATGGAAGTTCGAGACGTTCACTATTCTCACTATGGACGCATGTGTCCGATTGAAACGCCTGAGGGTCCGAATATCGGTTTGATCAACTCCTTGTCCTCGTATGCAAAAGTCAACAAATTTGGGTTTATGGAGACGCCTTATCGACGGGTCGACCCGGAAACAGGGGTTGTCTCCGATCGCGTGGACTATTTGACGGCCGATGAAGAATTGAACTACGTTGTGGCTCAGGCGAACGCGAGTCTAAATGATGACGGCATGTTCGTCGATGACCATATCATTGCTCGTTTCCGCGAAGAAAATACGATCGTGTCGAAAGATCGCATTGATTATATGGATGTTTCCCCTAAACAAGTTGTGTCGGCTGCAACAGCATCCATCCCATTTCTGGAAAACGATGATTCCAACCGTGCGTTGATGGGGGCGAATATGCAGCGTCAAGCCGTTCCGTTGCTCGAGCCTGAGGCCCCTGTCGTTGGAACAGGGATGGAATATGTTTCCGCAAAGGATTCCGGTGCGGCCATCACTGCCGCCCACCGTGGGATTGTTAAACGTGTGACAGCAAGGGAAATCCGGATGCGTCGCCTTGAGGAAGTAGACGGAAACGAAGTTGAAACCGATGAAGATGTATATAGAATGTCCAAGTTCATCCGTTCCAATCAAGGCACGAGCTATAATCAACGTCCGATTGTAGAAGGCGGCGATGTTATAGAAAAAGGAGAAGTGTTGGCCGACGGACCTTCGATGGATAAAGGGGAAATGGCGATCGGCCGAAATGTGCTTCTTGCCTTTATGACTTGGGAAGGATACAACTATGAGGATGCCATCATTCTCAGTGAGCGGCTTGTAAAAGATGATGTATTCACCTCCATTCATATCGAAGAGTATGAATCGGAAGCGCGTGATACGAAGCTCGGCCCGGAAGAGATCACCCGCGATATCCCGAACGTCGGAGAGGATGCTTTGCGAAACCTTGATGATCGGGGCATTATCCGTGTCGGTGCCGAAATTAAAGACGGAGATATCCTCGTCGGCAAAGTGACACCGAAAGGGATGACCGAACTCACGGCCGAGGAACGCTTGCTTCATGCCATCTTCGGTGAAAAAGCGCGTGAAGTGCGCGATACTTCGTTAAAAGCACCCCACGGCGGGGACGGCATTGTGCTCGATGTCAAGATTTTTAACCGTGAAGATGGCGATGAGCTTCCGCCGGGTGTTAACCAGCTTGTTCGTGTGTATATCGTGCAAAAGCGAAAGATTCACGAAGGCGATAAAATGGCTGGGCGACACGGAAACAAAGGCGTTATTTCTCGGATTTTACCAGAGGAAGATATGCCTTTCATGCCGGACGGCACACCGGTAGACATGATGTTAAACCCTCTAGGGGTGCCTTCGCGAATGAATATCGGACAAGTGCTGGAAATGCATTTGGGCATGTCTGCGCGCGAACTTGGCATTCATGTTGCTACGCCGGTCTTTGATGGTGCCCGCGAAGAAGATGTCCAAGAATCGCTCGAAGAAGCAGGGATAGCCGGCGACGGCAAAACGGTTTTATATGACGGGCGCAGTGGTGAGGCTTATGATAATCGTGTGTCTGTCGGTGTCATGTATATGATTAAGCTGGCGCATATGGTGGATGACAAACTTCATGCCCGTTCCACTGGTCCCTATTCATTGGTTACGCAACAACCGTTGGGCGGTAAAGCGCAATTTGGCGGCCAGCGATTTGGCGAGATGGAAGTTTGGGCACTTGAGGCCTACGGTGCTGCATATACGTTGCAAGAAATCCTAACGGTAAAGTCTGACGATACGATTGGCCGTGTTAAAACGTATGAGTCTATCGTTAAAGGCGAGAATGTACCGGAACCAGGCGTTCCGGAATCGTTCAAAGTGCTGATTAAAGAACTCCAGAGCCTTGGCATGGACGTAAAAATGCTCTCCAGTAATGAAGAAGAGATTGAAATGAAAGAGCTGGATGATGAAGAAGACCAGTCGAGTGAGAAAATGAACCTGAAATTGGAGTCTACAGAGAACGCTTAA